DNA sequence from the Butyricimonas faecalis genome:
TTTTCTCGACCGGATCATTTGACCTGTTCTGGCTTTAGCCAAACGGATCACGTCAAGCAACGGACGGTTGGCCGGACAAGTGAAACTACATGAACCGCATTCAATGCAATCCATGACCTTTTCTGATTCCAGCATCTCCAACTTGTTGCGCTCTCCGAGTAACATCAAATAATAGGGTTCCAATCCCATAGGGCACACGTTAACACATTTCGAACAACGGATACAGTTGCGGTACTCTTTACGGGTTGATTCCTCTTGACGCATCAGCAGGATACCACTCGTGCCTTTGGTGATGGGAATGTTCGTGTTCGTCAAGGCTTTTCCCATCATAGGGCCTCCTCCGATCACTTTACCCGTGTCTTCAGGTAACCCTCCGGCAGCCTCGATCAATTGTGAGATGGGCGTTCCGATGCGGCAAAGGTAATTACCCGGTTCTTTCAATGATTTTCCGGTAACCGTGACTACCCGTTCGAACAAGGGTTTGTGCTTCATGACTGCTTCGTACACGGCATATACCGTCCCCACGTTTTGCACCACGGCCCCGACAGCAATCGGTAGTCCACCTGATGGTACGAATTTCCCCGTGGTCGCTTGTATTAATTGTTTCTCACCTCCTTGCGGGTATTGTATTTTTAACGGGCAAATCTCGATGCCATCCGCTAGTTTGGCCAGTTTACCAAGTTCTTCGATGGCGTCCCGTTTGTTATTTTCGATCCCCACGATCGTGCGTTTCACGCCGAGGGCTTTCATGATGAGTTCTATACCGATGATCAACTCTTTCCCGTGTTCCAACATCAAACGATGGTCTGCCGTGAGGTAAGGCTCACATTCCACCCCGTTGATGATCAGTACTTCGGCAGTACTTCCGGGAGGGGGAGATAGTTTCACTTGTGTCGGGAAGGTGGCTCCACCCATACCGACTATTCCCGCGGCACTGATGGCTGCCAGGATTTCTTCTTTCGTGAATGTATTGGGGTGTTTGTTGATAGGATCTTTTAAGATATTTTCATCCCATTCGTCACCTTCCACTTTAATGGTAACAGCCGGACGGGGATATCCGCTGGCATCGATCACGGGATCAAGCGACATGACGGTTCCTGATACAGAACTGTGTATGTTGGCTGATATAAAGCCGGCGGCTTGACCGATGATTTGTCCTACTTTTACTTGATCTCCTTTTTTTACCGTGGGAACGGCAGGAGCCCCGATATGTTGTGATAATGGTATACTTACTTGTTCGGGGAGGGGAAGTGTGATAATTTCCCCTTGTGCTGATAATTTATTTTCTGGTGGGTGAACTCCCCCAATTTTAAATGTCTTAAGCACGGTGTATTAGTTTTAGGTTTTAGATTTTAAATTTTAGATTGAAAAACTGATGAACTTTTTGATTCTAGATTTATTTATCGTAAATCGTAAATTAATTAATTTCAGTTTTCAATTGATCAGCAGGTTCGGTGATTTTCCGGGGAGGAAAATTAACCTCGTGAATGGCGTGTGTCGGACAAACACTGACACATTTCCGGCAAAGTCTACACTTGCGGAAGTCGATGTATGCCAGGTTGTTTTCCAGTGTGATCGCTTCGAATGGACACTCTTTCGCGCATTTTCCACATCCGATGCAGGCTGCTGTACAAGCTTTACGGGCAATATTTCCTTTGTCTTTGTTCACGCAACAAACGAAAACTCGCCGATCTTTCACTCCTTTGTTCCGTAGTTCGATGATGTTTCTCGGACAGGCCTTCACGCAAGCTCCACATGCCACACATTTCTCCTCGGAAACGACCGGAAGACCGGTCTCGTCCATGTGAATGGCATCAAACAAGCAGGCTGTCACGCAATCCCCACATCCCAGGCAACCGAATGTACAATCGGTTTCACCCCGGTAAAGAGAATGTTCGATGGCACATGATTTGTAACCGTCATATTGACTGGTGCGTTGACGATGGTCACACGTGCCATTACATCTTACTACCGCAATTTGTGGTGTTTGTACGGTTACTTCCATGCCCAAGGCTGCGGCAACTTTTGTCATGGTTTCCGCACCTCCAACCGGGCAAAACAGGCCATCCAATGAAGTCGCCTTTACCGTGGCTTCTGCAAATCCCCTACATCCGGGTTTGCCACATCCACCGCAATTCGCTCCCGGTAGAATGCTTTCCACGGTATCAATTCTAGGGTCTTCTTCGACCTTGAACTTTTGTGCAACAATATAAAGGATCACGGCAGATGCGATTCCTATGGCGCACAAAGAAATAATGGTGTAAATAATGGTAGTAGTCATCATAAAGGTGTTTGTTTTGTCTCCTCTAGTTTGTTATAACGCTCGTAAAGTTATGATTTTTTTTTAGGTTATGCTATTTTAACCTTGAATTTTATTTTTTTCGCAAATTTGTTTCTTAATAAATACAGGCAAATAAAGTAGATGGATGTTACAACTAGAGATAATGTGGCGGCCATGACTTCATTAACTCCGGCCAGGATAAGTAAGGTTAAGATTAAGATAATTAAAGCTGAAGGAACAATGTATGCCAGCAGAACGGAAAGCATGGCATTTTGGGTACTGGCGCAGACGATAACTTTGTCTCCTATTTTAACATCTTCATCGGGTTTTTCCGCGGTAATGCTTTTTAAGGCCATTTCCGACATGCCGCAAGCTCCTTTGGCGTGACATCCTGCACAGGCTGTTTGGCTTTGTATGGTCACTATAATGAACGTGTCGGCCACCTGCGTCACGATACCACTATGTTCTATCGTATTCTTTGTCATAATATGATTTTTTGGAATAGAACAAATATTTTTTACGGCTACCTTCCCTGACCCCTCCTTACACAGGAGGGGAAACCGCTTGGTAATCAACTCTCCCCCTGTGTAAGGGGGAGTTGGTGGGGGTAGTTTGTTGATACTAAATAAGACTTATTCGACAACTCCTTCATTTTTATTTTTTACGCATGAAAATTTGGATCGGCACACCCGTGAATTTCCAGTGTTCCCGGATTTTGTTTTCCAAGAAACGCTTGTAAGGTTCTTTCACGTATTGCGGCAAATTGCAATAGAACGCGAAAGTTGGGGTTTTCGACGGTAATTGTGTCACGTATTTTATGCGGATGTATTTTCCTTTCAAGCTGGGAGGAGGGAAGTTTTCAATCTCTTCCAGCATGATCCGGTTCAGTTCGGATGTTTTCAGTTTTTGCTTCCGGCTCTCATAGGTCTCGATGGCAGCTTCGAGGGCTTTCAACAGACGTTGTTTCGTGAGAGCCGAGGTAAAGATGATCTCCACGTCGTTGAACGGGGCCATTTTTGCCCGCAGTTCTTTCTCGAAATTGATCGTGGTTTTGTTGTCTTTCTCAATCAGGTCCCATTTGTTTACAAGCACCACCACGCCTTTCTGGTTACGTTCGATGAGGTGGAATATATTCAAGTCCTGGGCTTCCATGCCACGGGTGGCATCGATCAGCAACATACACACGTCACTGTCTTCGATGGCGCGTACGGAACGCATCACGGAATAGAATTCCACGTCTTCGCTGACTTTCGCTTTTTTACGTAATCCAGCCGTGTCCACCAGCAGGAAGTCGTGTCCGAAACGATTGTAGCGAGTCGTGATCGTGTCGCGGGTAGTTCCGGCAATGTCGGTTACTATGTTACGTTCTTCCCCGATAAGGGCGTTGATGGTGGAGGATTTTCCCACGTT
Encoded proteins:
- the rsxC gene encoding electron transport complex subunit RsxC codes for the protein MLKTFKIGGVHPPENKLSAQGEIITLPLPEQVSIPLSQHIGAPAVPTVKKGDQVKVGQIIGQAAGFISANIHSSVSGTVMSLDPVIDASGYPRPAVTIKVEGDEWDENILKDPINKHPNTFTKEEILAAISAAGIVGMGGATFPTQVKLSPPPGSTAEVLIINGVECEPYLTADHRLMLEHGKELIIGIELIMKALGVKRTIVGIENNKRDAIEELGKLAKLADGIEICPLKIQYPQGGEKQLIQATTGKFVPSGGLPIAVGAVVQNVGTVYAVYEAVMKHKPLFERVVTVTGKSLKEPGNYLCRIGTPISQLIEAAGGLPEDTGKVIGGGPMMGKALTNTNIPITKGTSGILLMRQEESTRKEYRNCIRCSKCVNVCPMGLEPYYLMLLGERNKLEMLESEKVMDCIECGSCSFTCPANRPLLDVIRLAKARTGQMIRSRKK
- a CDS encoding Fe-S cluster domain-containing protein, with amino-acid sequence MMTTTIIYTIISLCAIGIASAVILYIVAQKFKVEEDPRIDTVESILPGANCGGCGKPGCRGFAEATVKATSLDGLFCPVGGAETMTKVAAALGMEVTVQTPQIAVVRCNGTCDHRQRTSQYDGYKSCAIEHSLYRGETDCTFGCLGCGDCVTACLFDAIHMDETGLPVVSEEKCVACGACVKACPRNIIELRNKGVKDRRVFVCCVNKDKGNIARKACTAACIGCGKCAKECPFEAITLENNLAYIDFRKCRLCRKCVSVCPTHAIHEVNFPPRKITEPADQLKTEIN
- a CDS encoding SoxR reducing system RseC family protein, producing MTKNTIEHSGIVTQVADTFIIVTIQSQTACAGCHAKGACGMSEMALKSITAEKPDEDVKIGDKVIVCASTQNAMLSVLLAYIVPSALIILILTLLILAGVNEVMAATLSLVVTSIYFICLYLLRNKFAKKIKFKVKIA
- the der gene encoding ribosome biogenesis GTPase Der, which translates into the protein MSNIVAIVGRPNVGKSTLFNRLVGGRKAIVNEESGVTRDRNYGKSEWNGKEFSVIDTGGYVSNSSDIFEEEINKQVLLAMDEADVILFVCDVELGITDLDYSFARMLRKVNKPIYLVANKVDNGERLYDIHEFYKLGVGEEIFPVASINGSGTGDLLDKLVSHFNTDPVEDMEELPKIAIVGRPNVGKSSTINALIGEERNIVTDIAGTTRDTITTRYNRFGHDFLLVDTAGLRKKAKVSEDVEFYSVMRSVRAIEDSDVCMLLIDATRGMEAQDLNIFHLIERNQKGVVVLVNKWDLIEKDNKTTINFEKELRAKMAPFNDVEIIFTSALTKQRLLKALEAAIETYESRKQKLKTSELNRIMLEEIENFPPPSLKGKYIRIKYVTQLPSKTPTFAFYCNLPQYVKEPYKRFLENKIREHWKFTGVPIQIFMRKK